A single genomic interval of Schistocerca americana isolate TAMUIC-IGC-003095 chromosome 2, iqSchAmer2.1, whole genome shotgun sequence harbors:
- the LOC124595360 gene encoding dynactin subunit 3-like encodes MGTGEMSESEMLDVVEARITLLEKQILGKRDVPENYTPVSEAISRTSSHLQSAISGREKITAVMKRLSELEKYLNPSNDMLGAADIDAMYQTILLSEPLLRNNVVLLNQIKELEPVLNSEHTKNVPALSKRLEQLALTNLELKDKADDLCGNFRDYIQEYNSVITEISRALVKFDACLTRLEIEAQPKVIDD; translated from the coding sequence CACTGTTGGAAAAACAGATTTTGGGAAAGCGAGACGTTCCAGAAAATTACACGCCTGTATCAGAAGCAATTTCACGGACAAGCAGCCACTTGCAGAGTGCTATATCAGGTCGAGAAAAAATTACTGCCGTCATGAAAAGATTGTCAGAACTCGAGAAATATCTTAACCCTAGTAATGATATGTTGGGTGCGGCTGACATCGATGCTATGTATCAAACTATACTACTTTCTGAGCCACTGTTAAGGAATAATGTTGTACTTTTAAATCAGATAAAGGAACTAGAACCAGTACTAAATAGTGAACATACAAAAAATGTGCCAGCATTGTCTAAGCGACTTGAACAATTAGCTCTTACAAATTTAGAACTTAAAGATAAAGCAGACGATTTATGTGGAAACTTTCGTGATTATATACAAGAGTATAATAGCGTTATTACAGAAATATCGCGTGCACTTGTGAAATTTGATGCATGTCTTACTCGATTGGAGATTGAAGCTCAGCCTAAGGTCATTGATGACTGA